The Planifilum fimeticola genome has a segment encoding these proteins:
- the cmk gene encoding (d)CMP kinase — MKRLTVAIDGPAGAGKSTVARRVAEELGLLYVDTGAMYRAITWKALQSEIDLSDEQVVAAIAREAEIVLDPPEVLVDGVRVTEAIRSPEVTDHVSMVAGMAEVRRVLVEKQRQMAKDGGVVMDGRDIGTHVMPDADVKVFLTASIEERVRRRHLEMIRRGYASDPDRLYQEIKRRDEMDENRSHSPLKPAADAVMLDTTGRSIDEVVSMILDLCRTKVSGGE; from the coding sequence ATGAAGCGTTTGACGGTTGCGATTGACGGTCCGGCGGGAGCCGGGAAAAGCACGGTCGCCCGAAGGGTGGCCGAGGAGTTGGGACTGCTCTACGTGGATACGGGGGCGATGTACCGGGCGATCACCTGGAAAGCGCTGCAGAGCGAGATCGACCTGTCGGACGAGCAGGTGGTTGCCGCCATCGCCCGGGAGGCGGAAATCGTGTTGGATCCTCCGGAGGTTCTTGTTGACGGAGTCCGGGTGACGGAAGCGATCCGCTCGCCGGAGGTGACGGATCACGTGTCGATGGTGGCCGGAATGGCGGAGGTCCGTCGCGTTCTGGTGGAAAAACAGCGTCAGATGGCAAAGGACGGCGGGGTGGTGATGGACGGCAGGGATATCGGCACCCACGTGATGCCCGACGCCGACGTGAAGGTGTTTCTCACCGCCTCCATCGAGGAGCGGGTGCGCCGGCGTCACCTGGAGATGATCCGTCGGGGCTATGCTTCCGACCCGGACCGGCTTTATCAGGAAATCAAGCGACGGGACGAAATGGATGAAAACCGCTCCCACTCCCCGCTGAAGCCCGCCGCGGATGCGGTGATGCTGGATACCACCGGCCGGTCGATCGACGAAGTGGTTTCGATGATCCTGGACCTTTGTCGAACCAAAGTGAGTGGTGGGGAGTAA